In the genome of Petrotoga olearia DSM 13574, one region contains:
- a CDS encoding glycosyltransferase, whose protein sequence is MYEEIFELINKGEITKAQEQIEKISDDDPKKYNLKGLIHFNKKELEKAKEEFEKGLTINPVDPDLLFNYGYLLKEMNQEMEAWRYLMRIHDKDWATYDLLGDIEFKNRSKLASLRFYLKAAELTDNPQMKKKFLEIRNKIKKDTKIAFLCLPGLDNFLKDIVETFSLGYDVKLVVSTDGNEITEAIKWADIVWLEWANDLAIFATNKVPEIANKKVICRLHSYEVFTQFPEKINWENIDQLIFVSEPIKKIFHQLHSFLDLQSCKEEIVYNGVDLDKFKYTIHKPGYNLAVLAHINYKKNPAAWIQIINKLKEIDNKYKLHIAGDFQDTRYRVYFDYIKKEMKMEDNFLLHGWIKEVEKFLEDKNYIISTSIHESFGYNIAEAMARGIKPIIHNFDGAKTLWPNELIYNTIDEAVEKITEESYYSESYRRFIEDNYTLEEQINALETALNTLEKVNKKINKKVAEDLKDSFLDYMIPKFIEFTPYTDKYIDSFDFEGSKIRIGKVEKITDKISLIEFIVKNKKGQQLALQNIWYNHSTKQITFPDYISLSKNKKIVQNIVHQILDSRLNYNGNMFRFPGSKKYWEERYKTGGNSGQGSYGKLAEFKAEVINSFVKEKRINSIVEFGCGDGNQVSLFDFPKYIGLDVSETAVNLCRERFIKDKTKSFFLYKPEEVESNKSLFKAELSLSLDVIYHLVEDLQFDLYMKNLFQSAEKFVIIYSSNTGKNPEGTSPHIKYRRFTDWIEKNAPEWELFRKIKNKYPKESFSDFFIFSRRQEGLDIH, encoded by the coding sequence ATGTACGAAGAAATCTTTGAATTGATAAACAAAGGAGAAATAACCAAAGCTCAAGAACAAATAGAAAAAATATCCGATGATGACCCAAAAAAATACAACTTAAAAGGGCTAATACACTTCAACAAAAAAGAACTCGAAAAAGCCAAAGAAGAATTTGAAAAAGGATTAACAATAAACCCCGTTGACCCAGACCTATTATTCAATTATGGGTATCTACTAAAAGAAATGAACCAAGAGATGGAAGCATGGAGATACCTCATGAGGATACACGACAAAGACTGGGCAACTTATGACCTCTTAGGAGACATAGAATTCAAAAACAGAAGCAAACTAGCATCTTTAAGATTTTATCTAAAAGCAGCAGAACTAACAGATAACCCACAAATGAAAAAGAAGTTCTTAGAAATAAGAAACAAGATAAAAAAAGACACAAAGATAGCCTTCCTATGCTTACCTGGCTTAGACAACTTCCTAAAAGACATAGTAGAAACCTTCTCACTCGGATACGATGTCAAACTCGTAGTATCAACAGACGGCAACGAAATAACAGAAGCGATAAAATGGGCAGACATAGTCTGGCTCGAATGGGCAAATGACTTAGCAATATTTGCAACAAACAAAGTCCCTGAAATAGCAAATAAAAAAGTTATTTGTAGGTTGCATAGTTACGAAGTTTTCACTCAATTTCCTGAAAAAATAAATTGGGAAAATATTGATCAATTGATATTTGTATCAGAACCAATAAAAAAGATTTTTCACCAATTACATTCTTTTCTTGATCTTCAATCATGCAAAGAAGAAATTGTTTACAACGGTGTTGACTTAGACAAATTCAAATACACTATACACAAACCAGGATACAATTTAGCGGTCTTAGCTCACATAAACTACAAAAAAAATCCCGCAGCGTGGATTCAAATAATAAATAAATTAAAAGAAATAGATAACAAATACAAATTACACATTGCAGGAGATTTTCAAGACACTAGGTACAGAGTATACTTTGACTACATAAAAAAAGAAATGAAAATGGAAGACAATTTCCTTTTACATGGATGGATAAAGGAAGTAGAAAAATTTTTAGAAGACAAAAACTACATAATATCAACAAGCATACACGAAAGCTTCGGTTACAACATCGCCGAAGCAATGGCAAGGGGAATAAAACCAATAATTCATAATTTTGACGGTGCCAAAACATTATGGCCTAATGAGCTTATATACAATACAATCGATGAAGCGGTGGAAAAAATAACCGAAGAAAGTTACTACTCAGAAAGTTATCGTCGGTTTATCGAAGATAATTACACGTTGGAGGAACAGATTAATGCATTAGAAACCGCACTAAATACATTAGAAAAAGTCAACAAGAAAATAAATAAAAAAGTTGCCGAAGATCTGAAGGACTCATTTTTAGATTATATGATTCCTAAATTTATAGAATTTACACCATACACAGACAAATATATTGATTCTTTCGATTTTGAAGGTTCTAAAATTAGAATTGGAAAGGTAGAAAAAATTACAGATAAGATTAGCCTTATTGAATTTATAGTAAAAAATAAAAAGGGTCAACAATTAGCATTGCAAAATATTTGGTATAATCATTCTACTAAGCAAATAACTTTCCCAGATTACATCTCACTAAGTAAAAATAAAAAGATAGTTCAAAATATTGTTCATCAGATACTTGATTCCAGGTTAAATTACAATGGTAATATGTTTAGATTTCCAGGAAGCAAAAAATATTGGGAAGAAAGATACAAAACAGGAGGTAATTCAGGACAAGGTTCTTATGGAAAATTAGCAGAATTCAAAGCAGAGGTAATAAATTCTTTTGTAAAGGAGAAAAGAATTAATTCGATTGTAGAATTTGGCTGTGGAGATGGAAATCAAGTATCTTTGTTTGATTTTCCAAAGTATATTGGTTTGGATGTTTCAGAGACTGCTGTTAATTTGTGTAGAGAACGTTTTATAAAAGATAAAACAAAAAGTTTTTTCTTATATAAACCAGAAGAAGTAGAAAGCAACAAATCCCTTTTTAAGGCTGAGCTGTCGTTATCATTGGATGTGATTTACCATCTGGTTGAGGATTTGCAGTTTGATTTATACATGAAAAACTTATTCCAATCTGCAGAAAAATTTGTTATCATCTATTCTTCAAACACAGGTAAAAATCCAGAAGGCACGTCCCCTCACATCAAATACAGAAGGTTTACTGATTGGATTGAAAAGAACGCACCAGAATGGGAATTATTTCGTAAGATTAAAAACAAATATCCTAAGGAGTCTTTCTCTGATTTTTTCATTTTCTCCAGACGCCAAGAAGGGCTAGATATTCATTGA